The following DNA comes from Dictyoglomus sp. NZ13-RE01.
AAAGCTTTTTTAGAAAGAGCTCTAATTGATGGTTTTTTCTCTTTTATTAAACTCATTATTAACACAATTAAAATTTCTTTTATCTTTTTTCTTAAAGAAAAATCTGGTAGAATATTAATGACCATAGTTTTCACCTCCCGGGGTTTGGATGTTATCTCTTTCTAATCTAATTCTAACCCTGGGAGGTTTTTCTTTTCAAAAACTGATTACAGGTCAGCTTGTTTTTTTTGGACCTATAGTGTTATAATTTCGTCAGTTGGTTATATTAATTTTGTCATAAAAAACTTGACGATGTTAATATATAGGTATATAATTCTTAACAAAAATTTAATGTTGCGCAAAGAGGGTAAAAATTGCGTGGCATAGTTAAAAAAAATTGCAAAAGAATTAAATATTCATCCATCAAGTGTATCAAGGGCACTTCACAATAAGCCTGGGGTATCTCAGGAGAACAGACTTAAGGTTTTAGAAAAAGTACAAGAGTTAGGCTACGAAATATCCCAATTTTCAAAAAGAACAATACCTAAGAAGGGTTATTCTATTGGATTTTTAATATATCGTCCTCCTCATCACTCCTTAGGGATAATTGTTTTAAATGAGTTTTATTCGGTGGTATTTAATGGGGTTGAGGTTGAAACAAGAAAACATAAATCGAATCTACTATACTCAATTCTTTCTTCAGACAAAGATGATAATATTTCTATCCCTAACATGATAGAGGAAAAAGAATTAGATGGAATGTTATTAGTTGGTTATATGGACAGAAAATGGATAAAAAAGATAGCATCTTATGGAATTCCCTTTGTGCTTGTTGATAATTACGCTGGTCCTGAATTTACCACAATAATGGCGGATAATTTTGATGGTATTAGACAAGGAATTGAATATTTATATAAATTAGGACACCGAAAAATTTTACATATAGCAGGTCCTTTAAGCCATAGAAGTTTTCAAGAGCGATTACAGGCTTTTAATTTATTTATGAGTTGTTATGATGACACTGTACCTTTAGTTACCTACACAGAAGAGCCCAGGACAGAAGGAGGATACGAAGCTGTCAAAAGATATTTTGAAAATAACAATGATATTCCAACCGCAATTATTGCTGGAAATGATTTAATGGCAATGGGAGCAATAAAAGCCCTTAATGATTTAAACTACAAAGTACCAGATGATATATCTGTTATGGGATTTGATGATATTGAACTTGCAAAAAGCTATAATCCATCTTTGACTACAATAAAAGTACCAAAGAGAAGAATGGGCTCTTTGGCTGTGAATGTACTAATACATAATAAAATAGAAGGAAACGAAGAAATACCAGTAAAGATAATACTACCTGTAGAACTCGTGGTAAGAGAATCTTGTAAAGGGAGGTGAGAGAAAAAATAATTAAGTAATTTCCTCTTTTTTCCTTAAGTATCTAAAATTTTTCTTAGGGGAGGTAAATGTATGCGCAAAGGTTATTTATTAATGTTTGTTTTGGTTTCCTTACTTCTTCTTTCAGGTGTGATTAATGGACAAAAAGAAGTGGTTGTAAGCTTACCCTATTGGGACACAGCAGGATTAACTCCTTATTATTGGCAAGCCCAACATATTCTTGCTCAAGGTACAATTTTTGAAGGATTATACGGATATGCACCTGATCCAAAAGGACTTGGTGGAGTAAAAGTAGTTCCAGTTATTGCCCAAAGTGTTACTGTATCAAAAGATTATAAAACTTGGACCTTCAAATTAAGAAAAGATAAAAAATGGTCCAATGGAGATCCAGTAACTGCAAAAGATTTTGAGTGGTCATTCCGTTACTATTCAAGTCCTAAGATACCTGATCTTCCTGCATGGGCTGGTCCACTTCAATTTTTTGAAAACTTCTGGGCAGTGAAGAGTGGAGCACTTCCAGAGACAGAACTTGGTGTAAAAGCCCTTGATGACTATACTCTTCAAATCAAGCTATCTCAACCAAGGTATGATATGAAAGAATGGCTTTGCGTAGCCCAGGGCGTACCAATTCATAGAAAAACAGTAGAAGCGGATCCAGCAAATTGGTGGAAACCAGGTAAAATAGTTGTCAATGGACCATATATTCCAGTATCCTTCACTCCTGGTAAAGAGTTAGTACTTGTTAAGAATAAAAACTACGTAGGAGAAGTAGGAAATGTAGATAAGATTATATTAAAGTTTGGAGGACTTGGTTTACAGGCATTCCAGGCTGGTGAATTAGATGCAGCAATGATCAATAGTGTAGGAGAATTGAAGTATGTAAAAGCAAATCCTGAATTAGCAAAACTATTGAAAGAAGACGTTATGGACTGCTTCTGGCAGGGATATCAATGGTCACGTGGGTTTGACCCATTATCTGATAATAAGAAGTTAAGACAGGCTCTTGCTATGGCTATAGATAGAGAAAAACTATGTAACGAAGTTCTTGGTGGAAGAGCATTACCTCTTGCAAAATACTGGCCCAGCGGTAACCCAATCGGAGATAAATTAAAGGATATTCCTTTTGATGTTGCAACTGCCAAGAAGCTTCTTGCAGAAGCTGGATTCCCAGATGGAAAAGGCTTAAAGACTCTTGTATTCTACATAACTGGTGGTGGAGATCCTGTTGTAGAGTTTGTAGTAGATCAATGGAAGAAGAACCTTGGCGTAAATTGTATTATTGAAAATATTGAGTCTGGATTATACTGGAACTCCTATGTTTGGGCAAATTATACACCAGACGCAAAAGCAGGATTTACAACAATCGGAGCTCCAATGAATAACTTAGAAATTGGCGCGCTATTTAAGAACTCTGATCATACTGTATGGTTCTATGATTATCCTGTTAGCGTAAGAAAGAGAATCTACGAGTTATATCAAGAGTTAGATGCATGGCTTAGAAAAGATGGTGGATTGACAGAAGCTGATTGGAAGCCATTAATTGAAAAGAGAAATACATTATATGCTAACTTCCAAAAGATACTGCAAACTGAGCCAGAAAAATTATGGAAGGAAGAGTTAACAAGACCACCTGTATGGTATGAACAATTTGATGAACTATATGAGAAATGGAAGTCTGCAAAGACTAATGCAGAAAAGACCAGTTACTGGAGATCTGCAGGTAGAGTCTTAACAGACCAAGAACTATTCCAGACAGGCTACTTTGGAGCAAATAAGACAAGACATGAAGCCTATAGATGGAGATTAAGAGCAGTTAATAGACCATTTGATGAAGCAATTAAGATTGTTCCTTACGGATTACAGATCATGCAAGATCAATACTTCATGGTACCACTCTACTTGGCAAAAGCTCAATGGGTGCAAAATCCAAAACTTGAAGGTCTAATGCTCTACAAATTCTCTTGGGGTCCTGGATTCTTCAACTTCAAGTATCTGAATATGAAAGATTAAGAAAATACTTAGGGGAGAGGCGAAATCCTCTCCCCTTTTATAATTCTTAAAGGGGGTAAAAAATGGGAATACTCAAATATATTTTAAGAAGATTAGTTACAATAGCGGTTTCTTTAGTGATAATTGTAATTATAACGTATGTTCTTATGTGGCTTGCACCTGGTGACTTCTTTAATATTAATGCTTTCCAGGCAAGCGCTGGAAAAGTTTCTACCTTAACACCAGATCAATTGCAGGTTTTGATTAAGGGATTTGAAGAAAAGTATGGTTTAAATGTTCCTCTTTGGAAGCAGATTTTAAACTATTTATGGGATGCTGTTAGATTTAAATTTGGTCCTTCCTTTTCTAATCCAAATATGACCATAGAAGAGCAAATAGCTATGCGTTTCCCAGTAACTTTTACCTTATCTATATTGGCTATGCTTTTTGCAATCTTAATAGGAATTCCCCTTGGCGTAATAGCAGCATTAAGAAGAAATACTTGGATAGATTATACTTCTATGTTTATATCAATGATTGGAAGTATTCTTCCTCAATACTTAATTGGTGTTCTCATGGTCATTATATTCAGTGTCTATCTTAAGTGGCTACCTACATCGGGTTGGGGAGAACCAAAACAGATGGTTATGCCAGTAATAACGGTTGGATTAGGTCCTCTTGCCATTATTGCCCGTTTTATGAGAGCAAGCTTGTTAGACATACTAAATCAAGATTATATAAGGACAGCTTATGCTAAGGGTGGAAAAGAAAGAACAGTTATTATTAGGCATGCCTTAAGAAATGCCTTAATACCAATTGTAACAATTATAGGTCCAAACCTTGCATTTTTATTAACAGGTACTGTATATATAGAAAATTTATTTAGAGTTCCTGGTTTAGGTCAGCTTTTTGTAAGTGCAGCTGCACAGAGAGATTATCCATTACTTGTTACCTCGACCTTTATCTTGGCTTTATTCGTCATGGTTATAAATTTACTTGTGGATGTTATATATGCATTCTTAGATCCAAGGATTAAGTATGAATAAGACTGGAGGAGAAAATATGGCAGTGTCAACTTTACAACAGAGAAGAGTAAGTTATTGGTCTGCAGCTTGGAGGAGATTCAAAAGAAATAAAATGGCTCTTATAGGAGGAATTTATGTTATAATCACATTAATTATGGCAATATTTACTCCTTGGATTGCACCTTATAGATATGATGAAACTCACTATGAGCATGCTTTTGAGCCCCCAAGCGCTAAGTTTATATTTGGAACAGATGATTTAGGAAGGGACATGTTTAGTAGAATACTATATGCTTTAAGAAATGCCTACATAGTAGGTTTTGGTTCTCAATTGGTCACCTTGATAATTGGAGTTACAGTTGGAGCAATTGCAGGTTTTAGAGGGGGATTGATTGATACTTTACTTATGAGATTAGTAGATATAATGTATGCTTTTCCTACCTTTCTTTTAAACATTATTTTGGTTGCAGCCTTTGGTAGAGGATTGCATATTATCTTACTTGCAATAGGAATCACTGGATGGGCTGGAATGGCAAGATTGGTTCGTGGGCAGGTTTTATGGCTTAGAAATAGTGAGTTTGTTGAAGCAGCAAGGGCTTTAGGAGCAAAAGAGGGGCATATCATACGTAAGTATATATTGCCAAATATGTTGGGACCAATAGTTATTAGTGTTGCCTTTGGAATTCCAAATGGAATTTGGATAGAAAGTGGTATGGCACTACTTGGAATGGGAGTAAGACCTCCTATGCCAAGTTTAGGAGCAATGATAAGTTATGGTTTGGGAGTTTTCTTAGGGCTTCCCCATTTGGCTATATTCCCTACCTTATTTTTAACTTTAACTCTTCTTGCTTTTACCTTCTTTGGTGATGGTTTAAGAGATGCATTAAATCCAAGGAGTGAGGTATAAAACTATGGCTGAGTTACTAAAGGTAGAAAATTTAAGAACTTATTTCTATAGGTATGATGGAGTTGTTAAAGCTGTAGATGGTATAAGTTATAGTTTGAATCATGGTGAGACTTTGGGAATTGTGGGAGAAAGTGGTTCTGGTAAAACGGTCTCTGTTTTATCACTGATCAGATTGTTAAGAGGTAATGGGAGGATTGAATCAGGATCTGCAATTTTTGATGGAAGAGATCTATTAAAACTGAGTAAGGAAGAGTTAAGACAAGTAAGAGGTAAAGATATATCTATTATATTTCAGGATCCTATGACCTCTTTAAATCCGATTATGAGGATTGGTATACAGATTATGGAGCCTTTACTTTGGCATAACATTATGTCTGATAAAGAGGCAAGAGATAGAGCAATGGAACTCCTAAGATTAGTTGGTATTCCAGAGCATAAAACAAGATTCTTTGATTATCCATTCCAATTTTCAGGTGGAATGAGACAAAGAGTTATGATTGCTATGGCACTTGCCTGTAATCCTAAGTTAGTAATTGCTGATGAGCCAACAACTGCTCTTGATGTAACTATTAGGGCTCAGATTTTGAATCTTATGCAGGATATGAAAGAAGAGTTTAATATGAGTGTTATTTTAATTACCCATGATATAACTTTAGCAATGAATTTCTGTGATTCTATTATGGTTATGTATGCAGGGAAGGTTATGGAATATGCACCTATTGATAGATTCATTAGAAATCCACTACATCCTTATACTATTGGCTTGATAAATTCTACATTGGATCTTTCCAAAAAAGAAGGAGCTTTAAAACCTATCCCAGGAAACCCACCAAATCTTATCAATCCTCCTTCTGGTTGTAGGTTCCATCCCAGATGTAGTTATGCTCAAGATATATGTAGGGAGGTAGAACCGGAATTAAAAGAGGCAGAAGAGGGACATATGGTAGCATGTCATTTAGTGAAGGGAGGAAAATTAAATGCCTGAAGTTCTTCTTGAAGTTATAAATCTAAAAAAATACTTTCCTCGTGGTAAAAAAATATTGAAAGCTGTTGATGATGTCTCTTTTACTATAAATTATGGGGAAACCTTAGGGCTTGTGGGAGAGAGTGGTTCTGGTAAGTCAACTCTTGGAAGAACCGTATTGAGACTGTTAGAGCCAACAGATGGGGATATAATTTTTGAAGGAGTGAATTTAAGAAGGTTAAGTCCAGAAGAGTTGAGATTAAAAAGACAATATATGCAGATTATTTTCCAGGACCCTCTTGCTTCTTTGAATCCACAAATGACTATAGGTCAGGCAATTGAGGATGCTCTTATTATTCATAATATAGGAACACCTCAGCAAAGAAGAGAAAAGGTAATGGAACTTTTAGATATTGTAGGTATTGGTAGAGAATTTATTGATTCTTTTCCTCATGAGTTTTCAGGAGGGCAACAACAAAGAGTAGGAATTGCAAGAGCATTGGCTTTGAACCCAAAATTTATTGTTTGTGATGAGCCTGTATCATCTTTGGATGTTTCCATTCAAGCCCAGATTATTTCTCTACTTCATATATTAAAGAGGGAATTTGAAATATCATATTTATTTATTTCCCATGACTTAGCAGTTGTTAAATACTTGTCCGACAAGGTTGCAGTTATGTACTTGGGGAAGATTGTAGAGCTGGCGCCAAAGGACGAGCTGTATGATAATCCATTGCATCCTTATACAAAAGCTTTATTAGCATCTGTCCCCAAGATGCCTAAAGATGGAGAAAGACAAAAAAGATTCCCAGCACTAAAAGGGGAAATACCGTCACCTATTGATCTTCCTCCAGGATGTAGATTCCAGACAAGATGTGAATTTGTTATGGATAAATGTAGAAAAGAGGAGCCTGAATTTAAGGAGGTTTCAAAAGGGCATTTTGTAGCTTGCTATTTGTATTAGGAGGTTTTAAATGTCTTTAAAGATTCTCCAATTAATATTTGTTTTATTAGTTTTAATAATATGTACTGGGGTATCCCAAACTCCAGTATATGTAAGTGATTATGCTGATAACCGTCCTTTAAAAATTAATGGTATTAAAATACTAAGAGACAAGGTAGAAAAATATGGCTTGTTTGAAATAATATTAGATTTACAAGGCAAGTACAATAATCCGTTTGATCCTGAGGAAATAGATATTAATTGTATTTTTATCGATCCAGATGGTAACGAAATAAAAGTACCTGCCTTTTTCTATCAAGATTATGAAAGAAAAATTCAAAATAACGTAGAAATTTTAAATCCTGTTGGGAAACCACATTTTAGAGTAAGATTCTCTCCAACGAAGGTTGGAAATTATAAATTTTACATTATAGCAAAGGACAAAACAAATAATGTTGTTAAATCTGATCTATATTCATTTACTTCTTTGGATTCTAAGAAGTCAGGATACATAAGGGTAAGTAGTAGTGACTTTAGATATTTTGAGTTTGAAAATGGTGATCCCTTCATTCCTATAGGAGCAAATATTTGCTGGGCTGGGGGACGTGGCACTTTTGACTATGAAACTTGGCTCCCTGAATATGCCAAGGTTGGGTGTAACTATTTTAGAGTTTGGTTGGGACCCTCCTGGACTACTTTTGCCATAGAAAGAAGCTCAATTAGAGAGTACGATTTAAAAAACTCTTGGAGATTAGATTATCTACTAAATTATGCGGAAAAGATGGGCTTTTATATTATGCTATGTTTTGATAGTTATAATGAATTAAGATATAGAAAGGAAGAAGCCTATGGAATGTGGGAATCAACCCCCCATTATATACAAAATGGAGGTATTCTCAAGGAACCAAAAGAATTTTGGTCAAACGAGGAAATGCAAAGATTATATAGGAATAAGATAAGATATCTTGTTTCAAGGTATGGATATTCAACTAATGTTTTTGCTTGGGAATTTTGGAATGAGATTGATATTATTTCTCCATCTGCTTATATACCTGAATTAGTAAAAGATTGGCATAGTAAGATGTCAAATTATTTGAAGTCTGTTGATCCATGGAAACATCTTGTTACTACAAGCTTTTCTGGATCCTCTGGAAAACCTGAGATTGACAGTCTTTCTGGAATTGATTTTGTGCAAACCCATATATATCAAGGTAGTAATTACATTAAGTATTTGATAGGGTTATTCAATTTTAAATCAGAATATAAAAAGCCTCATATCGTTGGAGAATTTGGTTTGGATGCAGGAGGAAGGGATCCTTATTTAGATCCTAAAGGTTTTGCTATTCATAATGCTATTTGGACTACCTTACTTTCGGGATATGCAGGCTCTGCAATGTCTTGGTGGTGGGATAATCATATTCATCCTGACAATTTATACTTTCATTATAAAGCCTTGTCAGATTTTATAAGTGGTGTTAATTTCCCGAAGGAGAATTTTAAAACTATAGAATCTTATAAATTTGTTAATACCGATAGAGATATTAGATTGATAGGATTAAAAGGCGAGAAAAATACTTTAATATGGCTCTATGATAATAACGTTATATACAATTACAAAAAGGATATTCCTAAAATTTTATTGACTGGACCTAATTTCCTTCTAAAGCTGGATAATTTAAATAATGGCACATATAAAGTAATATATTGGGATACTTATAATTCAAAGAGTATTAAAGAGGAAATAATAGAAGTAAAGGATAACATTGCTAATATAGAAGTACCTAACTTTGAAAGGGATATAGCTATTAGGATAGAGTTTTTAAAGTGAGGTGGTAAGAATGAAATATGGGAAAATTTTGGTAGTGCTTTTATTAATTTTAATTGGGAGGAATTTTGCTATGGAAAATAATCCTTTACCTATTGCACGTGGCGTAAACTTGGGAAATGCTTTAGAAGCTCCCTTTGAAGGTCAGTGGGGGACTGTTATAAAAGATGAATATTTTAAACTAATTAAAGAGGCTGGTTTTGATCATGTAAGACTTCCCGTGCGATGGAATGCCTATGCTGATTATAAACCGCCATATAAAATAAATCAGTATATATTTGATAGGGTAGACCACCTTATAAATGAGGCTTTTAAGAATAACTTATACATAATTGTAAATATTCACCATTATGAAGAGATTATGCAAGATCCTGAAAAACATAAGGAGAGATTTTTAAGGCTTTGGGAACAGATTGCAGAACATTATAAAGATTATCCTGACATGTTATACTTTGAACTTCTTAATGAACCTTGCCAAAATTTAACAAGTAAACTGTGGAACCAATATCTAAAAGAGACAATAAAGATTATAAGAAAGACTAATCCTACAAGGAAGATAATAGTTGGACCTACAGAATGGAACAATCTTTATAAACTAAAGGAGCTCGAAATTCCATTGGATGATAAGAACTTAATTGTCACATTCCATTATTACAATCCCTTCCAATTTACCCATCAAGGGGCTGAATGGGTAAACCCTGCTCCACCTGTTGGGGTAAAATGGATGGGTACCGATAAAGAAAAAAGAACTGTAGAATTCG
Coding sequences within:
- a CDS encoding endoglucanase, which encodes MKYGKILVVLLLILIGRNFAMENNPLPIARGVNLGNALEAPFEGQWGTVIKDEYFKLIKEAGFDHVRLPVRWNAYADYKPPYKINQYIFDRVDHLINEAFKNNLYIIVNIHHYEEIMQDPEKHKERFLRLWEQIAEHYKDYPDMLYFELLNEPCQNLTSKLWNQYLKETIKIIRKTNPTRKIIVGPTEWNNLYKLKELEIPLDDKNLIVTFHYYNPFQFTHQGAEWVNPAPPVGVKWMGTDKEKRTVEFELDIAVDWAKEHGNVPLYMGEFGAYSKADLESRVRWTSFVARSAEKRGIAWSYWEFCSSFGIYDPRNKAWLVPLLKALIPETKIE
- a CDS encoding peptide ABC transporter substrate-binding protein yields the protein MRKGYLLMFVLVSLLLLSGVINGQKEVVVSLPYWDTAGLTPYYWQAQHILAQGTIFEGLYGYAPDPKGLGGVKVVPVIAQSVTVSKDYKTWTFKLRKDKKWSNGDPVTAKDFEWSFRYYSSPKIPDLPAWAGPLQFFENFWAVKSGALPETELGVKALDDYTLQIKLSQPRYDMKEWLCVAQGVPIHRKTVEADPANWWKPGKIVVNGPYIPVSFTPGKELVLVKNKNYVGEVGNVDKIILKFGGLGLQAFQAGELDAAMINSVGELKYVKANPELAKLLKEDVMDCFWQGYQWSRGFDPLSDNKKLRQALAMAIDREKLCNEVLGGRALPLAKYWPSGNPIGDKLKDIPFDVATAKKLLAEAGFPDGKGLKTLVFYITGGGDPVVEFVVDQWKKNLGVNCIIENIESGLYWNSYVWANYTPDAKAGFTTIGAPMNNLEIGALFKNSDHTVWFYDYPVSVRKRIYELYQELDAWLRKDGGLTEADWKPLIEKRNTLYANFQKILQTEPEKLWKEELTRPPVWYEQFDELYEKWKSAKTNAEKTSYWRSAGRVLTDQELFQTGYFGANKTRHEAYRWRLRAVNRPFDEAIKIVPYGLQIMQDQYFMVPLYLAKAQWVQNPKLEGLMLYKFSWGPGFFNFKYLNMKD
- a CDS encoding peptide ABC transporter permease, encoding MGILKYILRRLVTIAVSLVIIVIITYVLMWLAPGDFFNINAFQASAGKVSTLTPDQLQVLIKGFEEKYGLNVPLWKQILNYLWDAVRFKFGPSFSNPNMTIEEQIAMRFPVTFTLSILAMLFAILIGIPLGVIAALRRNTWIDYTSMFISMIGSILPQYLIGVLMVIIFSVYLKWLPTSGWGEPKQMVMPVITVGLGPLAIIARFMRASLLDILNQDYIRTAYAKGGKERTVIIRHALRNALIPIVTIIGPNLAFLLTGTVYIENLFRVPGLGQLFVSAAAQRDYPLLVTSTFILALFVMVINLLVDVIYAFLDPRIKYE
- a CDS encoding peptide ABC transporter permease (with OppABDF is involved in the transport of oligopeptides of up to 5 amino acids into the cell); this encodes MAVSTLQQRRVSYWSAAWRRFKRNKMALIGGIYVIITLIMAIFTPWIAPYRYDETHYEHAFEPPSAKFIFGTDDLGRDMFSRILYALRNAYIVGFGSQLVTLIIGVTVGAIAGFRGGLIDTLLMRLVDIMYAFPTFLLNIILVAAFGRGLHIILLAIGITGWAGMARLVRGQVLWLRNSEFVEAARALGAKEGHIIRKYILPNMLGPIVISVAFGIPNGIWIESGMALLGMGVRPPMPSLGAMISYGLGVFLGLPHLAIFPTLFLTLTLLAFTFFGDGLRDALNPRSEV
- a CDS encoding oligopeptide ABC transporter ATP-binding protein OppF (with OppABCD is involved in the transport of oligopeptides; OppF and OppD are ATP-binding proteins) encodes the protein MPEVLLEVINLKKYFPRGKKILKAVDDVSFTINYGETLGLVGESGSGKSTLGRTVLRLLEPTDGDIIFEGVNLRRLSPEELRLKRQYMQIIFQDPLASLNPQMTIGQAIEDALIIHNIGTPQQRREKVMELLDIVGIGREFIDSFPHEFSGGQQQRVGIARALALNPKFIVCDEPVSSLDVSIQAQIISLLHILKREFEISYLFISHDLAVVKYLSDKVAVMYLGKIVELAPKDELYDNPLHPYTKALLASVPKMPKDGERQKRFPALKGEIPSPIDLPPGCRFQTRCEFVMDKCRKEEPEFKEVSKGHFVACYLY
- a CDS encoding peptide ABC transporter ATP-binding protein, producing MAELLKVENLRTYFYRYDGVVKAVDGISYSLNHGETLGIVGESGSGKTVSVLSLIRLLRGNGRIESGSAIFDGRDLLKLSKEELRQVRGKDISIIFQDPMTSLNPIMRIGIQIMEPLLWHNIMSDKEARDRAMELLRLVGIPEHKTRFFDYPFQFSGGMRQRVMIAMALACNPKLVIADEPTTALDVTIRAQILNLMQDMKEEFNMSVILITHDITLAMNFCDSIMVMYAGKVMEYAPIDRFIRNPLHPYTIGLINSTLDLSKKEGALKPIPGNPPNLINPPSGCRFHPRCSYAQDICREVEPELKEAEEGHMVACHLVKGGKLNA